From Stigmatella erecta, one genomic window encodes:
- a CDS encoding CotH kinase family protein encodes MLSLALLPSACGEDKTGGNPPTDAGGTPDDAGDSPDASVPGDAGDPSDAGDAGEPGDAGDPGDAGDPSDAGDAGDPGDAGGPGDAGDAGGTDGGPPSADPAEPLFSGAHISRFELTVSPEALAALQADPDTYVKGDLHLQVGPQTLDLPEIGVRLKGQLGSFRPLSQKAAFVLKFDKFDDDQDLLGLKKLTLNNMVQDPSMIHERLGYALFRAMEVPAPRAAHATVRINGALYGVYAAIESTDNSVFLKRWFGSNKGNLYEGQYGSDFYPGMEATFELDKGEDVNFADIAALTQALDQMTNPDTFVEDVAQVIDIDSYLRFAATELFMGHWDGYVSYRNNFMIYRRPSDSRWVFIPWGIDQTFGQYTDTWAAHGRLQRMCVESLPCRQRLAQAYEQVLQRVSDLALVDQAMALGTFLWTDVQEDLRKEVDVGTVFNKMTEVIDFLKNRPTDVRLRLGCIDPANCERCTLAPAPAGGQLAFCTETVTWTAAESDCVAQGGHLVSIHDQATQDAVRAGARALSIGPWWLGLNDSAQEGTFDWSDKTPVNFTLWAPSEPNNQDNIEDCVQLYGAAGTWNDVTCAGMASYVCALPPPPPPAP; translated from the coding sequence GTGCTGTCCTTGGCCCTCCTTCCCTCTGCATGCGGAGAGGACAAAACCGGAGGAAACCCTCCCACCGATGCAGGAGGCACCCCGGACGATGCGGGGGACTCCCCCGATGCAAGCGTCCCCGGCGACGCGGGAGACCCCAGCGACGCGGGCGACGCGGGTGAGCCCGGCGACGCGGGAGACCCCGGCGACGCGGGAGACCCCAGCGACGCGGGCGACGCGGGAGACCCGGGCGATGCCGGCGGCCCCGGCGACGCGGGCGATGCGGGCGGAACGGACGGAGGGCCGCCCTCGGCCGATCCCGCCGAGCCGCTGTTCTCGGGGGCTCACATCTCCCGCTTCGAACTCACCGTCTCGCCGGAGGCCCTCGCGGCCCTTCAGGCCGACCCCGACACGTATGTGAAGGGAGACCTCCACCTGCAGGTGGGGCCGCAGACCCTGGACCTGCCGGAGATTGGCGTGCGCCTCAAGGGCCAGCTCGGCTCCTTCCGCCCGCTCAGCCAGAAGGCCGCCTTCGTGCTCAAGTTCGACAAGTTCGACGATGACCAGGATCTGCTCGGCCTGAAGAAGCTGACCCTCAACAACATGGTGCAGGACCCGAGCATGATTCACGAGCGGCTCGGCTATGCGCTCTTCCGGGCCATGGAGGTGCCCGCCCCCCGGGCCGCGCACGCCACGGTCCGCATCAACGGCGCGCTGTATGGCGTCTACGCCGCCATCGAGTCCACCGACAACTCCGTCTTCCTCAAGCGCTGGTTCGGCAGCAACAAAGGCAACCTGTACGAGGGCCAGTACGGCAGCGACTTCTATCCTGGCATGGAGGCGACCTTCGAGCTGGACAAGGGCGAGGACGTGAACTTCGCCGACATCGCCGCGCTCACGCAGGCGCTCGACCAGATGACCAACCCGGACACCTTCGTGGAGGACGTGGCCCAGGTCATCGACATCGACAGCTACCTGCGCTTCGCGGCCACGGAACTCTTCATGGGCCACTGGGACGGCTACGTCTCCTACCGGAACAACTTCATGATCTACCGCCGCCCCTCGGACTCGCGGTGGGTCTTCATCCCCTGGGGCATCGACCAGACCTTCGGCCAGTACACCGACACGTGGGCGGCGCACGGGCGCTTGCAGCGGATGTGCGTCGAGTCGCTCCCCTGCCGGCAGCGGCTGGCCCAGGCCTACGAGCAGGTGCTCCAGCGGGTCTCGGATCTGGCGCTGGTGGACCAGGCCATGGCGCTGGGCACCTTCCTCTGGACGGACGTCCAAGAGGACTTGCGCAAGGAGGTGGACGTGGGGACGGTGTTCAACAAGATGACCGAGGTCATCGACTTCCTGAAGAACCGGCCCACCGACGTCCGCTTGCGGCTCGGGTGCATTGATCCGGCTAACTGCGAGCGGTGCACCCTGGCGCCGGCCCCCGCGGGCGGGCAACTCGCATTCTGCACGGAGACGGTGACCTGGACGGCGGCCGAGTCGGACTGCGTGGCCCAGGGCGGGCACCTGGTCTCCATCCACGACCAGGCGACCCAGGACGCCGTGCGCGCGGGCGCGCGCGCGCTGTCGATTGGCCCCTGGTGGCTCGGCCTGAACGACTCGGCCCAGGAGGGCACCTTCGACTGGAGCGACAAGACGCCCGTCAACTTCACCCTGTGGGCCCCCAGCGAGCCCAACAACCAGGACAACATCGAGGACTGCGTGCAGCTCTACGGGGCGGCCGGCACCTGGAATGACGTGACGTGCGCCGGCATGGCCAGCTACGTGTGCGCCCTGCCCCCGCCCCCGCCCCCGGCCCCCTGA
- the folD gene encoding bifunctional methylenetetrahydrofolate dehydrogenase/methenyltetrahydrofolate cyclohydrolase FolD gives MTAQLIDGKAIAAQLRQHIAQRVSERRQQGLRVPGLAVILVGTDPASQVYVSHKRKDCEEVGILSVAHDLPAETSQAELLSLIDRLNADPAIDGILVQLPLPAHLDASQLLERIRPDKDVDGFHPYNVGRLAQRIPLLRPCTPKGIMTLLASTGVDTYGLHAVVVGASNIVGRPMALELLLAGCTVTVTHRFTRELAHHVGQADLLVVAAGKPGLVKGEWIKQGAIVIDVGINRQADGKLVGDVEYAPALARAGWITPVPGGVGPMTRASLLENTLYAAETLHRPSGGPG, from the coding sequence ATGACTGCACAACTGATCGACGGCAAGGCGATCGCCGCCCAGCTCCGCCAGCACATCGCCCAGCGCGTCAGCGAGCGGCGGCAACAGGGGCTCCGCGTCCCGGGGCTCGCCGTCATCCTGGTGGGGACGGATCCGGCCTCCCAGGTCTACGTCTCCCACAAGCGCAAGGACTGCGAGGAGGTTGGCATCCTGTCGGTGGCGCATGATCTGCCCGCGGAGACGTCCCAGGCGGAGCTGCTGTCGCTCATCGACCGCCTCAACGCGGATCCGGCCATCGATGGCATCCTCGTGCAGCTGCCGCTGCCCGCGCACCTGGACGCCTCGCAGCTCCTGGAGCGCATCCGGCCGGACAAGGACGTCGACGGGTTCCACCCCTACAACGTCGGACGCCTGGCCCAGCGCATCCCCCTGCTGCGGCCCTGCACCCCCAAGGGCATCATGACCCTGCTGGCCAGCACCGGTGTGGACACGTACGGCCTGCACGCGGTGGTGGTGGGCGCGTCCAACATCGTGGGCCGGCCGATGGCGCTGGAACTGCTCCTGGCTGGGTGCACCGTGACCGTCACCCACCGCTTCACGCGGGAGCTCGCCCACCACGTGGGCCAGGCGGACCTGCTGGTGGTGGCCGCGGGCAAGCCCGGCCTGGTGAAGGGCGAGTGGATCAAGCAGGGCGCCATCGTCATCGACGTCGGCATCAACCGCCAGGCGGATGGCAAGCTCGTGGGGGATGTGGAGTACGCCCCGGCGCTGGCGCGCGCCGGGTGGATCACCCCGGTGCCAGGCGGCGTGGGCCCGATGACCCGCGCCAGCCTGCTGGAGAACACCCTGTACGCGGCGGAGACCCTGCACCGCCCGTCCGGCGGCCCCGGTTAA
- a CDS encoding glycoside hydrolase family 6 protein, with translation MQARGFLALRSSWHRSSLFLTLASGLALACGPAPEEEAPLTAQSAAALSDAPRLTATTELVTNGTFGNGAVAPWWNNASTQVRVENGRLRVDVAGTANLWDAIIGQSGIPLVSGKAYTLSFKASASSNFTVRTTVQQESAPYTSVLTQQFSVTTTSQQFSFPLTSSLSTSQGQVTFQLGGRSAAATFFLDDISLTTDGTTQPPPGGSGPIAMTSGFYVDPNSGAAGWVRANGGDSRASRIQASIASKPGARWFGNWSGDIGAAVSGYVAAADAADKLPVLVAYNIPGRDCGSHSAGGAGSPEAYRAWISAFATAIGNRPAVVIIEPDAVAQLDCLKTDSERQVRLGLLRYATEQLRDKAVNTWTYLDGGNARWIGADTMAQRLDSAGVKNIRGFALNVSNFYTTAESNPYGTSVSNALSSRYGYTKAFAVDTSRNGNGSNGEWCNPGGRKLGVTSQVSTGTGAELLLWVKSVGESDGNCGIAPGAAAGQFSPDLAIRLIDGT, from the coding sequence GTGCAAGCCCGTGGCTTCCTTGCGCTCCGTTCCTCCTGGCACCGCAGCTCCCTCTTCCTGACGCTCGCCTCCGGGCTGGCGCTGGCCTGTGGCCCGGCGCCCGAGGAGGAGGCTCCCCTGACGGCGCAGTCGGCGGCGGCCTTGTCGGACGCGCCCCGGCTCACCGCCACCACCGAGCTCGTCACCAACGGCACCTTCGGCAACGGCGCGGTGGCCCCCTGGTGGAACAACGCCAGCACCCAAGTGCGCGTCGAGAACGGGCGGCTGCGGGTCGATGTCGCCGGCACCGCCAACCTGTGGGACGCCATTATCGGCCAGAGCGGCATCCCGCTGGTGAGCGGCAAGGCGTACACGCTGTCCTTCAAGGCCTCGGCCTCGTCCAATTTCACCGTGCGCACGACGGTGCAGCAGGAGAGCGCGCCCTATACCTCGGTGCTCACCCAGCAGTTCTCCGTCACCACCACCTCGCAGCAGTTCTCGTTCCCCCTCACCTCGTCGCTGAGCACGAGCCAGGGCCAGGTCACCTTCCAGCTCGGGGGCCGCTCCGCGGCGGCCACCTTCTTCCTGGATGACATCTCCCTCACCACGGACGGCACCACCCAGCCCCCGCCCGGCGGCTCGGGCCCCATCGCCATGACGAGCGGCTTCTACGTGGACCCCAACTCGGGGGCCGCGGGCTGGGTGCGCGCCAACGGCGGGGACTCGCGCGCCTCGCGCATCCAGGCGTCCATCGCGAGCAAGCCGGGCGCGCGCTGGTTCGGCAACTGGAGCGGGGACATCGGCGCGGCGGTGTCGGGCTATGTCGCGGCGGCCGATGCCGCCGACAAGCTGCCGGTGCTGGTGGCCTACAACATCCCCGGCCGGGATTGCGGCAGCCACTCGGCGGGCGGCGCGGGCAGCCCCGAGGCCTACCGGGCGTGGATCTCCGCGTTCGCCACGGCGATCGGCAACCGGCCCGCCGTCGTCATCATCGAGCCGGACGCGGTGGCCCAGCTCGACTGCCTGAAGACGGACTCCGAGCGGCAGGTGCGCCTGGGGCTGCTGCGCTATGCCACCGAGCAGCTGCGCGACAAGGCGGTGAACACGTGGACGTACCTGGACGGCGGCAACGCCCGATGGATCGGCGCGGACACGATGGCGCAGCGGCTCGACTCCGCCGGCGTGAAGAACATCCGGGGCTTCGCGCTCAACGTGTCGAACTTCTACACCACGGCCGAGTCGAACCCGTACGGCACGTCGGTCAGCAACGCCCTGTCCAGCCGATACGGCTACACGAAGGCGTTCGCCGTGGACACCAGCCGCAACGGCAACGGCTCCAACGGCGAGTGGTGCAACCCCGGCGGGCGCAAGCTGGGCGTCACGTCCCAGGTAAGCACGGGCACGGGCGCCGAGCTGCTCCTGTGGGTGAAGTCCGTCGGTGAATCCGATGGCAATTGCGGCATCGCCCCGGGCGCCGCCGCCGGGCAGTTCAGCCCGGACCTGGCCATCCGGCTGATCGACGGCACCTGA
- a CDS encoding ATP-grasp domain-containing protein codes for MTPPAPARPVFLVGSRDDEHISHLARSIEALGVDTLVVDTLAFPGQTRLALTEGLDGITVNGQRLGIPGAVYLRSVYTHPLAFGVDADADMDADWRTTLVAFREKATLLRGLLGRWEALGVPFYNPESTSWRIQKPLQLALLAQAGLPVPETLWTNDAEAVRRFAAGRRVAYKPVGGGAATRALGPEDLSEERLAALGAAPVTFQALLPGEDVRVYVLDGEVIASIRILSQAIDFRQNEERVESFALPPEVAAQCLRATQVLGLRWTGMDLKRDAEGTLRILELNESPMFLGFDARAGTDILGHLARGLVQAARAPRP; via the coding sequence ATGACGCCCCCCGCGCCCGCCCGCCCCGTGTTCCTCGTTGGATCCCGCGACGACGAGCACATCTCGCACCTGGCCCGCAGCATCGAAGCGCTGGGGGTGGACACCCTCGTGGTGGACACCCTCGCCTTCCCCGGGCAGACGCGCCTGGCGCTGACGGAGGGCCTCGACGGCATCACCGTGAATGGGCAGCGGCTTGGAATCCCCGGGGCCGTCTACCTGCGCAGCGTCTACACCCACCCGCTCGCCTTTGGCGTGGACGCGGACGCGGACATGGACGCGGACTGGCGCACCACGCTGGTGGCCTTCCGCGAGAAGGCCACGCTGCTACGGGGCCTGCTGGGCCGCTGGGAAGCGCTGGGCGTGCCCTTCTACAACCCCGAGTCCACCAGCTGGCGCATCCAGAAACCCCTTCAGCTCGCGCTGCTCGCCCAGGCGGGGTTGCCCGTGCCGGAGACGCTCTGGACGAATGACGCCGAGGCGGTGCGCCGCTTCGCCGCCGGCCGACGCGTGGCCTACAAGCCCGTGGGCGGCGGCGCGGCCACGCGGGCGCTGGGCCCCGAGGACCTCTCCGAGGAACGGCTCGCCGCGCTGGGGGCCGCGCCCGTGACCTTCCAGGCCCTCCTGCCCGGCGAGGACGTGCGCGTCTACGTGCTCGATGGGGAAGTCATCGCCAGCATCCGCATCCTCTCCCAGGCCATCGACTTCCGGCAGAACGAGGAGCGCGTCGAGTCCTTCGCGCTGCCCCCCGAGGTGGCGGCGCAGTGTCTCCGGGCCACGCAGGTGCTGGGGCTGCGCTGGACGGGGATGGACCTCAAGCGCGATGCCGAGGGCACCCTGCGCATCCTCGAACTCAACGAGTCGCCCATGTTCCTGGGCTTCGATGCGCGCGCGGGCACGGACATCCTCGGGCACCTCGCCCGGGGCCTCGTGCAGGCGGCCCGCGCTCCGCGTCCCTGA
- a CDS encoding GFA family protein, with translation MFDIQGRCHCGNIRVAIHLTRSPESYSPRACDCGFCLKHAAAYVSDPEGTVEFDVRDSLQVGRYKQGSQTAEFLFCKGCGVLVGVVYPSREGTFAAINSRIVEDARFGPETAVSPQKLSAGEKVKRWEEVWFSKVAMPALRD, from the coding sequence ATGTTCGACATCCAAGGCCGATGCCACTGCGGGAACATTCGCGTTGCGATTCACCTCACGCGTTCACCTGAGTCCTACTCACCACGCGCTTGCGACTGTGGCTTTTGCCTCAAGCACGCAGCCGCGTATGTCTCGGATCCAGAGGGTACCGTCGAGTTCGACGTCCGCGACTCGCTGCAAGTGGGAAGGTACAAGCAAGGAAGCCAAACGGCGGAGTTTCTCTTCTGCAAGGGCTGTGGCGTTCTGGTGGGGGTTGTCTATCCCTCGCGCGAGGGAACCTTCGCCGCCATCAACAGCAGGATCGTTGAAGATGCTCGATTCGGTCCCGAAACGGCGGTGTCTCCCCAGAAGCTGTCCGCCGGTGAGAAAGTCAAACGGTGGGAGGAAGTTTGGTTTTCGAAGGTGGCGATGCCTGCGCTCCGCGATTGA
- a CDS encoding AbrB family transcriptional regulator has protein sequence MGALTGATLLGAALAHAAHIPAGALLGGMAVSLMAALTLSVHVPVPRGLLLGAQAVLGTAICASLTPEAWTTLAENWPVALLNVVGVVGVSQAVALLFSRWTGVDSLTATIGLLPGGASAMTALSGEVGADERLVTFFQYLRLGVVILVAVGVSRWAGTDPTPAPSPVEVLPPPALPWMAWGVSALVAAGGAAVGTWLKLPAGAFLGPLLVGIPLTALGVPVGVWPPGLLPLSLWAIGTRVGSHFDEGAVRELKRVALAALVAALALVAGCALLAWGWSALGDVDVLTAYFATSPGGADSVLAIALGTPASLTLVLAVQVGRVLFIFLVAPLYLRRMARRR, from the coding sequence GTGGGGGCCCTGACCGGGGCCACGCTGCTGGGCGCGGCCCTGGCCCATGCAGCCCACATTCCCGCAGGGGCCCTGCTTGGCGGGATGGCGGTGTCCCTGATGGCGGCCCTCACACTGTCGGTCCACGTGCCCGTCCCACGGGGGTTGCTGCTGGGCGCGCAGGCGGTGCTGGGGACCGCCATCTGCGCCTCGCTCACGCCCGAGGCCTGGACCACGCTCGCGGAGAACTGGCCCGTCGCGCTCCTCAACGTGGTGGGCGTGGTGGGGGTCTCCCAGGCCGTGGCACTCCTCTTCAGCCGGTGGACGGGCGTGGATTCCCTCACCGCCACCATTGGCCTGCTGCCCGGCGGCGCCTCCGCCATGACGGCCCTGAGCGGCGAGGTGGGCGCCGATGAGCGGCTGGTGACGTTCTTCCAGTACCTGCGCCTGGGGGTTGTCATCCTCGTGGCGGTGGGGGTGAGCCGCTGGGCCGGGACGGACCCCACCCCGGCGCCCTCCCCGGTGGAGGTGCTCCCCCCGCCCGCCCTGCCGTGGATGGCCTGGGGCGTGTCCGCGCTCGTCGCCGCCGGGGGCGCGGCGGTGGGCACGTGGCTGAAGCTGCCCGCGGGGGCCTTCCTGGGCCCGCTCCTGGTGGGCATCCCGCTCACGGCCCTGGGCGTCCCCGTGGGGGTGTGGCCTCCGGGGCTGTTGCCCCTGTCGCTCTGGGCCATTGGGACGCGCGTGGGCAGCCACTTCGACGAGGGGGCGGTGCGCGAGCTGAAGCGCGTGGCCCTGGCCGCGCTGGTGGCCGCCCTGGCCCTCGTGGCCGGGTGTGCCCTGCTGGCCTGGGGCTGGTCGGCCCTGGGAGACGTGGACGTGCTCACCGCTTACTTCGCCACGTCTCCCGGAGGGGCGGACTCGGTGCTCGCCATCGCCCTGGGCACCCCCGCCAGCCTCACGCTGGTGCTCGCCGTGCAGGTCGGGCGGGTGCTCTTCATCTTCCTCGTGGCCCCGCTCTACCTGCGGCGCATGGCCAGACGCCGGTGA
- a CDS encoding carboxylesterase family protein, translating into MFNTVEARYGAAATDQDRKVGRETQAYFAQFAKAGDPAPSGLPAWPRSEARSDLLMDSSAGGAPVAGADPWKARLDVTAAAASAN; encoded by the coding sequence GTGTTCAACACGGTCGAGGCCCGGTATGGCGCGGCGGCAACGGATCAGGACCGGAAGGTGGGCCGCGAGACCCAAGCCTACTTCGCCCAGTTCGCCAAAGCGGGCGACCCGGCCCCATCCGGCCTCCCGGCCTGGCCGCGCTCCGAGGCCCGCTCGGATCTCCTCATGGACTCCTCGGCGGGAGGAGCCCCGGTGGCCGGGGCGGACCCCTGGAAGGCCCGCCTGGATGTGACCGCCGCCGCGGCGAGCGCGAACTGA
- a CDS encoding glutathione S-transferase family protein — translation MLKLHHLVNSRSQRILWLLEELGLDYELVVYPRDPKTNFAPPELKAIHPLGKSPVLEDGGRLLAESGAIIDSVVRRHGQGRLAPAPDSAEYDTYVHWLHYAEGSAMLPLILSVYMGRLGEAGAPLQPRISSEVKNHLGYIAEALEGRDYLVGNTFSAADIQLSFVLETAKHLGALARFPTIVVYLERLHARPAYQRAVQRSSSADLGGPGKR, via the coding sequence GTGCTCAAGCTGCACCACCTCGTGAACTCCCGCTCGCAGCGCATCCTCTGGCTCCTGGAGGAGCTGGGGCTCGACTACGAGCTGGTCGTTTACCCGCGTGACCCGAAGACGAACTTCGCGCCTCCCGAGCTCAAGGCCATCCATCCGCTCGGCAAGTCCCCGGTGCTGGAGGACGGGGGACGGTTGCTCGCCGAGTCCGGGGCCATCATCGACTCCGTGGTGCGCCGCCATGGCCAGGGCCGGCTGGCACCCGCGCCAGACTCGGCCGAGTACGACACCTATGTGCATTGGCTGCACTACGCCGAGGGCTCGGCCATGTTGCCCCTCATTCTCAGCGTGTACATGGGGCGTCTGGGCGAGGCCGGCGCGCCACTTCAGCCCCGCATCTCCAGCGAGGTGAAGAACCACTTGGGCTACATCGCGGAAGCGCTGGAGGGACGGGATTACCTGGTGGGCAACACCTTCAGCGCCGCCGACATCCAGCTGAGCTTCGTGCTGGAAACGGCAAAGCACCTGGGGGCTCTGGCGCGGTTTCCCACCATCGTTGTCTATCTGGAGCGGCTGCACGCCCGTCCCGCCTACCAGCGGGCCGTTCAGAGGAGCAGTTCGGCGGACCTCGGCGGTCCGGGAAAGCGCTAA
- a CDS encoding DUF6289 family protein — MRRLLVSMLAMVAIHAAGCGGTGEEELSTPSETDKTQAGPVDGPRQGTRKTYFSDASLTTVVGQRESGCPPSTSMINWGVTSSYFETMTFFCYQEPQE, encoded by the coding sequence ATGAGACGGTTGCTGGTGTCGATGTTGGCGATGGTTGCGATTCACGCGGCGGGGTGTGGTGGGACCGGTGAGGAAGAACTGTCCACTCCGTCCGAGACGGACAAGACCCAGGCAGGGCCCGTGGATGGCCCGCGCCAGGGGACGCGCAAGACCTACTTCAGTGATGCCTCCCTCACCACCGTCGTGGGCCAGCGCGAGTCTGGCTGTCCTCCTTCGACCTCGATGATCAACTGGGGCGTCACGAGCAGCTACTTCGAGACGATGACCTTCTTCTGTTACCAGGAGCCGCAGGAGTAG
- a CDS encoding tetratricopeptide repeat protein, translating to MTHALRQLLEEGRIREAREAATHQLSQDPEDEEALLALAKVALVDARPEQAEQLLSRVKSEGAQREVTLLRGAVAIQHQDFVRAREHYEVLIRQPTPPAEAWHGLGVAQLALGAVAEAREAHEQAVALRPQQSGFRFELGMALVMEERPRAAAREFVQCLRLDARDARGYWALAQLLGQRGKVRSARRMLEAGLTQAPQSQLLRETLAANQEPSEDREEAPDVALFHEASRLVERKRGREALTLLREGWAQGTRSLPLKLLEAEACKVLQPPDMPGIIHAYEEAIAFAPEHWEPYTRLGVCLLKEGHRHEPRAIELLETARRLEPGMPETSLNLVLAYVKAQRIAEARALAQQVVEGLTPEHPLFAQATRLLEALRKV from the coding sequence ATGACACATGCCTTGAGGCAATTGCTGGAAGAGGGCCGCATTCGCGAGGCGCGAGAGGCCGCCACGCATCAGCTCTCCCAGGATCCGGAGGACGAGGAGGCCCTGCTGGCGCTGGCCAAGGTGGCCCTGGTGGACGCCCGGCCGGAGCAGGCCGAGCAGCTGCTGTCGCGGGTGAAGTCCGAAGGCGCGCAGCGGGAAGTCACCCTGTTGCGCGGTGCCGTGGCCATTCAGCACCAGGACTTCGTCCGGGCGCGGGAGCACTACGAGGTACTCATTCGCCAGCCCACGCCCCCGGCCGAAGCCTGGCATGGCCTGGGCGTCGCCCAGCTGGCCCTGGGCGCGGTGGCCGAGGCCCGCGAGGCGCACGAGCAGGCCGTGGCGCTCAGACCCCAGCAGTCTGGCTTTCGCTTCGAGTTGGGCATGGCGCTGGTCATGGAAGAGCGGCCCCGGGCCGCGGCGCGGGAGTTCGTCCAGTGCTTGCGGCTGGATGCCCGGGACGCCCGTGGCTACTGGGCCTTGGCCCAGCTGCTCGGGCAGCGGGGCAAGGTGCGGTCGGCCCGGCGCATGCTGGAGGCAGGGCTGACGCAGGCGCCTCAATCCCAGCTGCTGCGCGAGACGCTGGCGGCGAACCAGGAGCCCTCCGAGGACCGCGAAGAAGCGCCGGACGTGGCGCTGTTCCACGAGGCCTCGAGGCTCGTGGAGCGCAAACGCGGCCGGGAGGCCCTGACGCTGCTGCGGGAGGGCTGGGCGCAGGGGACGCGCTCCCTGCCGCTCAAGCTCCTGGAGGCCGAGGCGTGCAAGGTGCTCCAGCCCCCGGACATGCCCGGCATCATCCACGCTTACGAGGAGGCGATTGCCTTCGCGCCGGAGCACTGGGAGCCCTACACGCGCCTGGGGGTGTGCTTGTTGAAGGAGGGGCACCGGCACGAGCCCCGCGCCATCGAACTGCTGGAGACGGCGCGGCGGCTCGAACCTGGAATGCCCGAGACCTCGCTCAACCTGGTCCTGGCGTACGTCAAGGCCCAGCGCATCGCCGAAGCCCGCGCCCTGGCGCAACAGGTGGTGGAGGGCCTGACGCCGGAGCACCCGCTCTTCGCGCAGGCCACCCGTCTTCTGGAAGCCCTGCGCAAAGTGTGA
- a CDS encoding carboxylesterase family protein, with protein MLEPARYTAHQVAAQGVPAYHYRFSYVAESMRSE; from the coding sequence ATGCTCGAGCCCGCGCGGTACACGGCGCACCAAGTGGCTGCCCAGGGCGTGCCCGCCTACCACTACCGCTTCTCCTATGTCGCCGAATCCATGCGCAGCGAGTAG
- a CDS encoding serine/threonine-protein kinase codes for MAVNSHGVSLVLAVPGTEVGTWRVLEQRGQGSYGTVYRAEKVGQPEAGSFALKLALHLNDPRFEREAELLSRLQHPHVPRLLEQGTWEVPEGGGFPFLVMEWMEGVPLYRWAAQQPFTSRQASRLLAQVASALAATHEAEGVHRDVRGDNVLVRTGTLQAVLLDFGSAYYRRARVLTHQFPPPGTPEYQSPECQRFQWEYRHQPGARYEAQPSDDLYALGVMAYRLVTGGYPPAALELKVTGEGFDFFSPPWVPPESRVSVSPALAELIRQLLHEEPAARGTTGEVAEALDRLARTAGPLEDRLILPVAAPEDLSQVRPPESVGTEAPWLAMVALVYLVIGAWWVQPRTGFPAGSLQEGPPSAGTAGLGEEVLASPALMGPHESGVKGLGLDMPKKPFPGQQRPPCEKPLVEINAGCWGRLGDALPPCGATSYEWKKGCYWPHIDPRRPSTSNPP; via the coding sequence ATGGCGGTAAACTCCCACGGCGTGAGTCTGGTCTTGGCTGTTCCTGGAACCGAGGTGGGCACTTGGCGCGTGCTGGAGCAGCGCGGGCAGGGCTCCTATGGCACCGTTTACCGGGCTGAGAAGGTGGGGCAGCCCGAGGCAGGGTCTTTCGCGTTGAAGCTGGCGCTTCACCTGAACGATCCCCGTTTCGAACGCGAGGCGGAACTGCTCTCCCGGCTCCAGCACCCGCATGTTCCCAGGTTGCTGGAGCAGGGCACCTGGGAGGTGCCGGAGGGTGGAGGCTTTCCCTTCCTCGTCATGGAGTGGATGGAGGGCGTGCCCTTGTATCGGTGGGCGGCTCAGCAGCCCTTCACCTCGCGTCAGGCTTCGAGGCTCCTGGCGCAGGTGGCCTCGGCCCTGGCGGCGACGCACGAGGCTGAAGGGGTCCACCGCGACGTGCGGGGAGACAATGTGCTCGTGCGGACGGGGACGCTCCAAGCCGTGCTGCTGGACTTCGGCTCGGCGTATTACCGGCGGGCCCGGGTGCTCACGCACCAGTTTCCGCCTCCCGGAACGCCCGAGTACCAGAGCCCTGAGTGTCAGCGCTTCCAGTGGGAGTACCGGCACCAGCCGGGCGCCCGTTATGAGGCGCAGCCCTCAGATGACCTGTATGCCCTGGGTGTGATGGCCTATCGGCTCGTCACCGGCGGGTATCCGCCAGCGGCCTTGGAGCTGAAGGTGACCGGAGAGGGATTCGATTTCTTTTCGCCTCCCTGGGTCCCCCCCGAGAGCCGGGTGTCCGTATCGCCAGCGCTGGCGGAGCTCATCCGGCAGTTGCTTCACGAAGAGCCTGCCGCGCGCGGAACCACCGGCGAGGTGGCCGAAGCGCTGGACCGTCTGGCGAGAACGGCCGGGCCTCTGGAGGATCGCCTCATCCTCCCAGTGGCGGCGCCTGAGGACCTCTCCCAGGTTCGCCCGCCCGAGTCGGTGGGGACGGAGGCACCCTGGCTGGCCATGGTGGCGCTGGTGTACCTGGTGATAGGGGCTTGGTGGGTGCAACCCAGGACCGGGTTTCCCGCTGGGAGCCTTCAAGAGGGGCCGCCCAGCGCGGGGACGGCCGGGCTTGGGGAAGAGGTGCTCGCCAGCCCCGCCCTGATGGGTCCTCATGAGTCCGGCGTCAAAGGACTGGGGCTCGACATGCCCAAGAAGCCCTTCCCGGGCCAGCAGCGCCCTCCCTGCGAAAAGCCCTTGGTGGAAATCAATGCGGGGTGCTGGGGCCGCCTGGGCGATGCCCTGCCGCCCTGTGGCGCCACCTCCTATGAGTGGAAGAAGGGATGTTACTGGCCCCATATTGATCCCCGGCGGCCTTCGACCTCAAATCCGCCATGA